The DNA sequence AATAACGATTACttgccttaattattgcatatctcttctttttttatttgacctatatatttgccattttttagtagatatgtttgtgtagataatcCTATTATTAAATATGTCAACGTGAtcaattgccttaattattgtatgtaactgatgccatattttaggagatatgtttgtgtagatattccttatttaaaaagattaattgtcttaattattgtatatctcttcctttcagaTTTGATCTTTATATTTGCTATTTTTAAGTAAATGTGGTTGTGTAGATATTGCTATTAGATTTCGTAGATTTCTCAATCTGATTAAACATCCTTTTGTGGAGGTATTCCTATCATGTAGTGATTAAACATCCTCTCATCAAGGTATGtcattttgcttttcttttttttccctttttttgaatgaaatttgatTCCCCATTCCAATAGGCGTAGGTATAGAATCAATATTCCATGTTCATTAATTTTCCATAATAGGGTCCATGTTATTGTAGATGATGGCGGGTGCAATCAGATCAAGCTTCACTTCAGTAATTTCAGCCCTTAACTCGTCGGTCATAACATGTCCAAACTTGAGAAGGTCGCACCTAAATTCCAGGTGGGTGTACTCTTTAGCCATCAAAATTAACTTGTAGTATCTATTGAGAAAtaagaagatgaaacaaaaacctgcaatcaagaacttgtataGTCTATCATACCTACTCAATATCAAAAACCTAGAatgatcacaaaacaaatacctcttcGTCAGGAGCACACACACCTTTTGAATAGATAGCAATCACAATACTCATCAACCGTACCAATCGGATATGCTGTCGAACACAGACAACCCACCAATCTCTGATTGTGCaatccatttatatcacaagCTTGTAGAGATATTGACACTAACTTTGAATGTGCAGATTACACTTTTCAATGTGAAGTTACGCAACCTCCAACCCAGAGGAGAATTATCAATTGCTGAAATCAAGGGTTAAGTAATTCTGGGCAACGTCTATGGGCAGCCGTTTCATGATCGACTTCCATTTAATAGGTGAATGGGAATTTGAAAGTGGCAGAtttagtaattcttaacaacattgggttttattatttagtctatttaataggtttttttattttgcataaatctaattaattggtttgggtATATATTAAAGGGGTTACACCAGAAGCAGTTGCAGAACTCTATATTATGGAACTCGTTTCTCGTAGCATGCTACAAGCTGTAAGAAGAAATGAAACCGGAAGGCCAAGGGCATGCAAGATGCATGATCTTATGCGGGAGCTTGCTTTATCAGAATCAGAATCGGAGAACTTTGCCACTGTGTACAATGGCAAAGAAGTAATGAAAGAAATGGGAGCCCGTCGTTTGTCAATTCAAACAACGGATGGGGAAATTAAGCCACTCACAGATATGTCACATCTTCGTTCTTTTCTTGTCTTTGTCACTAATAGAATCTCATCGTCTGTTTCTGAGATATTGCCTTCTGGATTGAAGTTGTTGAGGATTCTAGATTTGGAACGGTCCCGGTTAATTACTAAATTATTGCCTGATGAAGTTGTGTACTTATTCAACTTAAGATATTTAAATTTGAGGAAAACTCCCATTAAAGAGCTTCCCAAATCCATAGGACGGCTCCACAATCTCCAGACCTTGGACATAAGGGATTCCAATATAAAGGCACTTCCAAGGGGAATTACCAAGCTGCTTAACCTACGCCATCTGATTATGTACCGTTACACTGGAGTACATATGGGCTTCAGATATATTGAAGGGACAAAAGGTCCTTCTGGTATTTGTAAGTTGAAGAACTTGCAAGTTTTGGCATGTGTTGAATTAGAAGGAAATGTTATCAGACTTGTCAGGAACATGACCCAACTCACTAAGCTTGGCATCACAAATGTAAAAGAAAGAGACGAGATAGACCTATGTGCTTCATTTCAAAAGATGGAGCTCCTCCAGGACTTGTTTTTAATGGTACCTGATGAAGAGGAATGTCTTTGACTCGATGAGCTAACTGCACCTCCTGCTCACCTTCACACACTTGCGTTGGCTGGAAAGTTGGAAATGGTACCACGCTGGTTTTCTTCACTTCAGAGCCTCACATCTTTGAATCTGCATTGGTCTAGACTTGAGGAAGATTTATTACCTCACATTGAAGCACTGGCTAGCCTACGAAGCCTTACTCTTTATAATGCACACACTGGGAAAAACCTAAGTTTCAGTACAGGCTTcagaatttattgtaataatcacacatccaacggtcggttttcccattttctttgaattgatagaggttgctcattggagtgtatgatatataaatataagtttataaaaaaattagtatctttaaagattattattattatttatttttttgaaacgtagtctctttaaagatttatttgtaaataaagcccgcaaggccctgTCCGAAAAAGTTCGCAAGGCcctctttatatggacgggcttggatccttcgatttacaataaagctCGGGTATCGGCATTGCCCGTTGATGAGGTCTAGTCACAATAAtccatttggttttggacttaggTTGGCTCAGAGTTACTGACTTGAATTGGAGGTTGGAAAGATCGAGATTGGTATCAGAACTAaaagataaaagataaaaaaaaatagataaaataaGTTAAAATGATAAACTCTTTGAAATCATTTGTGACTctaacaaaatattattactaTAAATAAAATTGAGTCTTAAAGTTGAACATGAATCATTATAAAAATTGACTACTACTAATCTCTTAGACTAATCATTCAAGCACGCAAATAACATAACATAACATGATTATTATGAATTCATGATATTATTTGCATTATAATTCTTCTGGGTAATATCTTATAGACTTcgctttgtaattttcttttctcctcaaaaaaagaaaatgaaaatggtgaTAGGCTGAAGGCACGAGAACAAGTACGGAAGCGACATCTTTGAGTGtctttttttagaaaaaaaactagaaaacaaCGGAAACTAAATCCTAAGGCAAATTGACTCAAAAAGGTCAAAGTTCGAAACATTAAGGGCTTAGGAGGAGGCTGATCTtcccaaacaaacaaagaaaaagtagGAATCAATGTGATGTTTCGCTGAGGTCCCATTCTACTGACCAAAACGACCCTCCTGAAATTATCAAAACAGAATTAGAAAGCACACTATAGATGTTAAAAGATACTAAAATGCTTGTGTTCAGTAGGCAAAGTGAATGCATGCATGGATAGGTTTTCcaaggaactcattttcattCCACGAGAGAGAAGAATGTAAATACAGCGAAGTTAAACGTGTTCCATTTGTTGCATTCAAGATCACAGCACTAAATCTTCAATATGAGAGGCTGTGTCATAACATCATCACCTTGAATAGTCAAACTTATCCTCTAGCTAGAAGTCGTGGTCCTTCTTTTAGGAAGGGCCAAAATGGATCAGTGATTCAGGGTAGATCTGGGCGGATTCGAACCACCATTATCCAAACCACAAGGGTCTCAACCGTTTTGAGCTTACAGATCTTGAATTGAACAGTAAGGCGAGACTACGATTCTGAATGAGCAGCCCCTTGATAGATGATTTCAATTTCAAAGATTAGAATCCTGCTAATTGATTAGGCTTTAGATTATTTTGTTGAGCAATTCAAATCAGCTCTAGTATGGGCCTACAAATACAAGGGCCATGAAAGTTGGGAAAATACAAACTCTGTGTCACCAAAATAGTTTCGCTAACAACAGATGAAATGAATGCCAACCATGCAGATTTGCTTGAAAACAGAGAGACTGCAAGAATTCAAATCATTTGGGCTAAAACAACAGTTGGAGTGCAGGCAAAGTGGCAAACCATGCCGACCTGTAGCTGAATTTTAAAAAGacaaaattcaaaaatcaaaatagttgaaaaaaaaatcagtgaagaaaaaaatttcCAAGGGCCAAATCATGGCTCAAAAACAACATACAAACGGGAACAATGATTTCCAAattggtgtaaaaaaattatttaaaaaaggTACAAAATTTAATAGAATATATGAAAGCTGAACTCAGTTGATTTTCCAAAGACTTGGCTCATAGGAACTGTGCACCCAATTAAATCTCAAAATCTTGAAATATAATCGATTTTAGGTTTAAGAGGAATGTCATTTAGGTATCAATAGAATATATAAAATCAGTTAATTTTCCAAAAACTTGGCTCGTACAAGCTGTGCACCTTTAAATCTCAAAATCTTGAAATCAAACACACAAATAATCGCTTTTAGCTTTCAAAGGAATGTCGCTTAGTATCAATCGCAGATAGAAATGAGTACAACCATGGTAGCAACATGTAAAACTTTGTTACTTTAATCTTGTAAAAACCATAACCAGGTATCAACATTTATTTCATTGAAACCAGTTCTATTCGGATTCCAGGAGTAATGATATTGTAACATGGTTCAATGCTGGCTCGTAGCAAATGCAATTAGATTGGGATTCGAACTCCGAGTCATATTTAAAGCAGGTTTATTGTCGGAGAATTGGATTCGGAGTCCAAAGATTTATTATTATAAGTCTATTAATTCAACTACTTACATAGTTGAAAGCTTTCAATGGTTTTCGAAAACTATGCGGCAAGCCAGGATCATACCATGTATGCAGTATGCCTAGACCAATCTAAGCTCATGAATTCTTTGTACCATGTCGCGCTAGTACAAGAGTTGCTTAGTTGATTACGCCACATCCAATTACCATAAATTAAAAGGAAGAAATAAAGATTTACATGTTTTTTGAGTGCTTTTAATCGTCTAAACAATGATTTAATTTTTGTCATGTTATACTCTAAATATACGTTATTATTGTTGTAGTATGGGTTAATAGTGTTGAGGATTGACGCGTCCCTAATCAATGATCATGAGATGATGAAAGATAATGAAATATTGTAAAATTGATAAAGAGAAAGTCCATATAAGTTACCAATCAATCAATTTAAAAGGAACTAAAATCAacaataaaacagaaaaaaaaacagtgaatagcaTGAGGGAATACGAGGTATAGAACTCTGAGCTCATGAATTTTTTCTACCTTGTGGCGCTAATATAGTGTTATACTGCTtaggttttttagtttttttttttttttttttttttttttttttttttttttttaataaaaaggaGGTACTGGGAAGGACCACAAGGAGGCACGCAATGGCCTTTTTTACCCGAAGTTCAACACAGTGCCGTGCCAAAGACGCAGCGACACCCCCCTCCGGGCATCGAGTACACCAAATAGGTGGGCTTGCCCTCCCCGCATAGTCTTTTCCATACACAAGGCTCGAACTTGAGACCTCTGCCTCAAGTCCCTCAACTTGCTTAAGGAGCACAGTCAACTTGCCAACTGAACTGGACCATGTGGGTGTGTTATACTGCTTAGTTGATTAGGCCATGTCCAGTTATCATGaactaaaagaaaacaaaaaaaacaaaaacattcgATCCATTATTTAATTGCTTTTAACTTATTTCTGTCCTACTATATCATGCAAATACGTTAATATTATAGTCTTGTTTGGTAGTGGTCAGTATTGACGCATTCCTAATTAATGATCAAGATATTATGAAAGATGGTAAAGTTGATCAGAGGGCTAAACACATAACCAGAAAATCCAAATAAGTTAGCTATCAATAGGCAAAGTTCAAAAGGGAACTATAACCaacaggaaaaagaaaggaaaaaaaaacagtgaaGCTAAACTTATTCGAATGAGGGACTACGATCGAGGTTTATGGCCATGAACTCTGAGCCGATATATGCAAGTAGACACGGGGCTTCCATTGTTGGATCCAAATTGCAACTCCACCATGTTAACAATGGCCTCATCGCGGGCCTTCGCCACCGATCCCGACACACCACATGTCTGAACATTGCTCTTCCGAACGTCGTAACTGAACTCGGCCAAAACAAACTCATTCTTCTTGCCATCATACCGATCATGCTGCAACCAAGCGGTTACGCGGCAATCCTTGGGAGCATCGGACCGGTCATCAACAACACTATCCAAAACATGTTCAATAGTAATAGCCTCCGGCACAATAGGCTCCCTTAGCTTGACCACAACAAAGCCACTCCTCCCTTTCAAGGGAAAACACCGGCCTGGCTCTCCGAAACTAGGGCTCAACATATGAATGGCTTTATGGTGAACCCCATTCCACCACGTACTCCACCAGCCAAGCCATGGCCAGTCCCTCTCATAACGAGGCTCAGAATGGTCCACAACGGTAGCGCCCCAGCTAGCCGCGGCGTAGTCCGCCCTTGCGAGCCCGTCCGCCGCGTGCTTCTGAATCGCCTTCTCGACCCTATTGTCAATAGCTATGCGCCCAACAACGACGATCAGCTCAAGGAAAAAGAGCAAGACGGCAGAGAGAATGAGGAAGTCGAGCCAATGAGGCGATTTGTTAACGGTTGGGGCTTGGCGAGTGGGGGGAGCGGAATAAGGTGTATGGGCGGGTCTTCTAGTTTGAGCGGTGACGGCCATCTCTCTTGGTAGGAAAAAGAGTTGGAGATTTTTATTGTGGCACCCTGTTATACATAGCTTATTGGTATTACTATTACCGTATTAGAACTAaaagataaaagataaaaaaatagataaaatatgctaaaattataaaatttgaCCCAttctcaaatttgggtttggctTCCGACCCAATTTTGCTATTGGGCTTGATTTCCGGCCCACTCTGTTCATTGGGATGTTGTTCAACATTTGGAATGCCTCTGGGCCCCTACTCGTTATTGGTATTGGATTTGAGACCCAGGTTTATAGTATCTGTTCGTGAAAGTTCGTCTGCCAACATGATCATGTTCTGACACCCTTGGCCGGCTTCAatctttaggtgggagagtGCCCTCATTCCGGCACCAAATTGGTTTTAGTCAATTGTACGATTGGGGTTGTATGGGTAGTCAAACCACTgactactcaattcactacacgGCTGCAATCCGTAGTGTTTAATCAGCGCTGTGTTTCGACACTGCTACTTttgtatttttaattatttgtatttttaattatttgtatTTCAGATGCAATTTTTACATATTTTTCTTTCGCTTTGTTTATTTGCTTTATTTATGCCTTTTGACACAGCATCGTtgtaatttttcaatttcaataaaggACTGACATcattcaactaaaaaaaaaatcatttgcgacattaacaaaatattattactataaaaaaattaactcttAAAGAttgactcttttgaacatgaaTCGGTATAGAATAGTATAATTACTAGCCTTTTAAACCGCATACAAGCAAGCAAATAACATAAGATGATCATTATTCATGATATAATCTTCTGGGTAACTAAAAATAGTGGAAGGCTGAAAGCACAAGAACAAGTCTGGAAGCGACATcttgagtgtttttttttttttttgaaaatactAGGAAGGGTcccgttcccctggtcagcagctgaccagAGATTTTGTGCTCAACTACCGTCCGATTttaatcggacggttgacatgtatttaaatttttcagagatgatacatgtcaaccgtccgatttcaatcggacggtagtTGAGCACAAAATccctggtcagctgctgaccaggggaacatcACAACACGGAAAGTAAATACAGAAGTACAGAACCCGAGACAGCGTGACTCAAAACGGTCAAAGTTAAAAACATTCAGGGCATTTAAGGGGAAGCTGATCTTCCCAAACTGTAGGCGACAACTTCAATATAATTTGCGTTGCACATACGGAGGCTACGGTAAACGTAAAccaaatgaaagacaaaaacacCAATGCTTCAGAAaagcccaaaaaagaaaagaaaaagaaagaaaagcaggAATCAATGTGATGTTCCGCTGAGGTCCCCTTCTACTGACCAAAACGAAAGACCCTCCTGAAATTATCAAGGCAGATTTAGAAAGCACACTCTAAATGTTAAAAGATGCTACAATGCTAGTGTTCAGCAGGCGAAGTGAAGACGCACTAAATCTTCCATATGAGAGGCTGTGTCA is a window from the Rosa chinensis cultivar Old Blush chromosome 2, RchiOBHm-V2, whole genome shotgun sequence genome containing:
- the LOC112185648 gene encoding SUN domain-containing protein 2 gives rise to the protein MLNNIPMNRVGRKSSPIAKLGRKPNPNLRMGCHNKNLQLFFLPREMAVTAQTRRPAHTPYSAPPTRQAPTVNKSPHWLDFLILSAVLLFFLELIVVVGRIAIDNRVEKAIQKHAADGLARADYAAASWGATVVDHSEPRYERDWPWLGWWSTWWNGVHHKAIHMLSPSFGEPGRCFPLKGRSGFVVVKLREPIVPEAITIEHVLDSVVDDRSDAPKDCRVTAWLQHDRYDGKKNEFVLAEFSYDVRKSNVQTCGVSGSVAKARDEAIVNMVELQFGSNNGSPVSTCIYRLRVHGHKPRS